The Anas platyrhynchos isolate ZD024472 breed Pekin duck chromosome 8, IASCAAS_PekinDuck_T2T, whole genome shotgun sequence region ATGTTTGCGAGCAGTGCAGGCCCTACACACAGCTGGGCTCCAGATTGAGCCAGGTTTTCAGGGTTCCAGACGTCTTTTTTTACCACAAATAAGCTATTTATCATGCTGTATCACAAGAAAAGGAGATTTAAAACAGGAAAGCACagcaggaaagcagctctgGACCCCTCACCCAGGTGGAAGTGCGCGGCCCCCCTGTTGGTGTGCAGCACGGCGTTGAGCTCTGCGTCCTCGCACTTCTTCTTCAGCCCCTCGCTGTAGGACACGACGGCCCTGCCGTAGTCCTTCTCCCTGAAGTACTCGTTGCCTTCGTTTTTGTACATCTTGGCCAACTCTGCAGGGCGGCACCGGGCGCAGCTGCCTCAGAGGAGACCGCGCTGCCCCACCACCCCCGGGGGCACCCCCAGCGCTGAGGGGCGACCCCCACCgacctccccagccccaaacctgCGGGCTCCTGCTCCTCGTCGAACAGCAGGGACTGCAGGCAGGCCAGGTCGGGCTGCCGCGCCGCGTCGATCTCGGCCGGGCACCGCTTCATGAACATGGGGATGGCCTCCAGCTCCTGCGGGAACACTCCTCGCCTCAGCCCGCGCCGCCATCTCGCTGctgtgctcccccagctcccccacacCGCCTCACCTGCTCCCAGGTGTCCGGGTTGAAGCCGCCCCGGTACCTCCGAGCCTCGCCGCTCCCCTCAGGCTCCGCCATGGTGCTGCCGAGCCCGCCCCGCTCCTCACGGCCCGGCCCCAGCGCctcagcgcggcgccgcctcAGCCCGCCCTCTCCtaccccccccccgccgccattTTGCCCGCCCAGCGCCTGAGGGGGAGCCGGGGGAGTCCCTCAAACCCTGCCCTGATTCTTTGTACAGCCCCAAAAAGCCCGTCCCGGTGGTGTGGAAGGGTCTCGGTTATGCCTTGCCCTGCTTTTAGCTCTGTGATGGTAGCGCAGGGTCTGCTTTGGGTCTGTCCAGGTGGTGGGAGCAGCTCGGGGAAACCAGAGCATCGCTGGACCCTCGGGAGGGACCAAAGCAGCTTTTCTGAGGCAGGAAAATGAGCTGGCTTCACCTTTTGCAGCTGTTCTGCAGTGGTTATCAGTCCTGAGATAAATATATACAGATAAAATGCACCCAAGAGTTTCTGGAGTCACAAGCAGGAGCAAGCAGGGCCCCTGTGTGCAGCCCCTCTGGAACTTGGCTCCCTGAGCCAGGTGCAGAAATTGGGCAAATCTGTTTGGAAATTTGGACCTGGTCACGCAACGTGCATACACCGCTACACCTGCACCTGAGGAAGGAAAGCACAAGAGTAACACACAGGGCTCCAAGATCCTCGTTCAGGCTGTGCTGCAAACTATCTTGGGGGAAGAGGGGGCTCCGTTTCCACTTTGTCAACGTGCTTGTCTGTGGAAACACTACCCCACCTTCCAAATAGCACGCGAcctgcagaaggaaaacactCGCATGTTTGAAATTTCCTCTGCACGCATTTACTGGAATTTCTCTGGTGTCAGTGAGAGTCCCCCAGCTTCCCCACACTCCCCTGTCCAGCAGGTGATCTGCCAGGAAAAGAGCCAAAGCTCGCACCCCTCTGAATCACATGTTTTGCTGAGTTGATAACTTTACCTCAACAAATAAGGCCGTTGCTGTGACCTTACACTGCTTTTGCACCCGAGTGTAACTGCAGTGTAAGGCAGGTCTTGAGGGCAATGATCCTGCCTCAGATGAGGGGGAAGGATTGTATGACCTGGGAACACAAGTAGAGCAGTGGCTCTGCCATGAAGTCCTACGTGGCAGTGGCCCTGTTGTTGCTGGTATATCTAGATGCAGCAGGTCCAGAAGCTGCAGCATGGGGAGAGGCAATTCTCCCCAAAGATCTCCCTGTGCAGGGCTGGACAGTGGTCACATAAGGGTTCATGGGGAGATGTCAGCAGTGTGACAGGGATGGGTGCATGCTCAGTGTTCAGCACTGTCAAATGCTTGCAGGAACGAGGCTGGGAAGGATCTCGCTGTCCCTACCTTTGGGGCTACTGCCACATCCTTTGCTTGTTGGAGTTTGTGGAGCCCAGCCATGAACGTGTGGGACAGCACACcccatggggacagcagggcacTTTGTGGGACTGGTGATGAGCAGAAGATGCTGCCATGACGTGTAACAGGGCCAGAAAGGAATGCTTGGCTGGGTAGATAGAAAAGGGCCCAGCCCATGAAGCCAGCAGCCACCACAACCACTCCATCACTGCCCCAGCCTAGTGGATCCACGTCTCACCAGCTGAACTGACTTGCAGGCTGGGTGTGGGTGCCTGACAGCATTCAtcacctttttttcctgcagattcATAATGCTAAGGCATTTGCAAACTGAAAAAGGCTCTCCAGCTCAcccttttgctttaattttatgTGCAAATTAAACTCCACATTCACAGAACTTGGGTGTCTCCAAAGACAACATGCAAGCCAGGGAAAGgcactttcctttctctctctctgaaaaCCCTTCATCTAAAGAATTCAGTACCTGAAAAGGGTGAAGGAAAGGCCCCTCATATCCCCATGTTGCAGCGTCTAGTGGGGCTTGTGTGGGCTGACCCAGCTCACCCCatctcctggtgctgctgcaagGTGCTGTGGGTGGCTCAGATGTGAACTGGATATGGCTCTGCTCACCCAGAGCCATCACTAACAGGCAGCAACTCCTTAAGAAGGAACTGCTCAGGCCCACTCAGTGCAGCAAAAATGAGAGATTAGCAGACGGGGATTTTAAGGGACTTGCACTTTACTCAGTAACTCAATGACACCTTCCTTGGTGAGGTACAAAACCTCACCAGAGTTTTGATCCCAAACCTCAAAGACCGGAGGGTCCTCGCAAGCCCTCTTCCCAGCTATGACCACGTAGGGGTACCCCAGCTTTTTGGCATCTTTCAGCCTTTTGCCAATTGTCATCTGCGTCCTGTCATCCAGCACTGCGTCACCCGCGAGGTGCGGATGGGCCTCAACGAAGTCGTCGTAGATGCCCTCCAGCAGCGCGGCTCCCTGCTCCTCCTTGCTGCCTTTCTTGGGGGGGATGAAGCACACCTGGTAGGGCGCGATGAGGCTCGGCCAACGGATGCTGTCCTCTGTCGACAGCACCTCGATGGAGGCTGCCAGGATGCGCGTGACACCCAGCCCGTAGCACCCCATTTCTGCCAGGTGGGGCTTGTTGTCGGGGGAATAGTAGATGGCGTTGTAGACAGCCGAGTACTTGGTACCCAGATAAAACGTGTGCCCCACTTCGATCCCTCTCGTCTGGGTGAGTTTTTCCCCACACGTGGGGCATGCAGCCTGCTCCCCGCTGACCATCTCCACGTTGGCCGCGAAGTGTCCGTgtgggcacagcaccagccGGTCCTCGCCGATGTCCGCTGGCAGCTGGAACTCGTGGGACGTGGTGCCCCCGATGCTGCCTGTGGCCGCCCGCACCTGCACGCAGGGCAAGCCCAGGCGCTCGAAGAGGCTGCGGTAGGCACCGCACAGCAGCTCGTAGGTGCGCTGAGCCGCCTCCTCTGAGGTGTCGAAGGTGTACATGTCCTTCATGTAGAACTCCCGGCTGCGCAGCAAGCCGAAGCGGGGCTTGGGCTCGTCCCGAAACTTCCTTGTCACTTGGTAGAGGCGCAGCGGCAATTGCTTGTAGGACAGCCCGCTCTGCGCCGCCACCAGCTCCGTGACCGCCTCTTCGTGCGTGGGCCCCAGGCAATACTCCTTGCCGTGCCTGTCAGCCAGGCGGAACAGCTCCGGCCCCATGTTCTCCCAGCGCCCGCTGGCTCGCCACAGCTCCGCCGAGCTCAGGCAGGGCATGTTCACCTTCTGCCCTCCCACCGCCTCCATCGCCTGATCGATGAGGCGGACGAGCTTGTCCATGGCGCGGACGGCGGGCGGGAGGTAGCAGTAGCAGCCGGTGCTGCCGGGGTGGATGAGCCCCCCTTGCACCATCAGCCTGTGGCTGCGGCTGCCCGCCTCCCACCCCGCCTCGCTCCCCTCGCCCTGCAGGTTCAAGGGCTGGAAGAGCTCGGACAGCAGCAGGCGCCGCCGCCTGGCTCCAGGAGGGGCCCCGGAGGCTTGCAGCAAGGGGCCGGCCGCCGCTCGCCAGCCGCGGAGCCCGCCCGACATGACGGCGGCCGGCCCTGAGGGGAGCGGGCAGGGGGCGGCGGGCGCAGcccacaaaatggcggccggaGGCGGGAACGGCCGTGGGGGAGGCTCCGTCATGGCGGGGACGGGGAGGGAGAGGCAATGAGGGCGCCGTCTGCCGTGTGGAGGCcgcggggcgctgaggggagctggggggacaTCCCCCCCTGCCCAGTGACCGCCGCCTTGCTGCGCTTTTCAGCATCCCTCCTGGAGCTGGAGCTcagtggaaattaaaaaaatatctctgaagAGCAGTTGTAAGCACATATAAAAGTACTCCGCTAAGGGTGGAGATTTCACTTCACTGACCCGCGTTTTACAAGGAATTaaattatcattttaaaatataaggaAGTGAGTGTGAACccttgttttatttagaaatggGATCTGAGGAAATCTTCATGATTCTTCTATAACACAGAACACACACTGAGGTGCACTGCCATTTATAGCCATgtggaaatgggaaaaataagggATTAAAGGGGCTGTTTTTAATGCTCCTGAGTGATTTAGGAGCACTGAAGCCACTAAACGCTTGAGACATCCCTGCAAGAGGCCTCAGCATCCTGTAAGGCACTGCCCAGAGGGACAGGTCTCTCAGCAGCTCAGTGCCGGAGCCAGGATCTGGCTGTGGTTTCCTGGCTCCCAAATAACGACTTCACTCCCAAACCGCCTCCACTGGTTTTGCCAGATAATTACTTCTTCCTACGTGTTTCTCACCGCAATCAAGTGAGCAATGGAGACGCTGTCGGGGAGACATGCAGCGGCTGAGCTGCAGGTCCTGCAGGATGCCTGGTGCCACGGTGGATATCCCCATGGCCACCTCCTGCTTGCTCAGCAAGTGGAAGGTTTTCACCAGGCGCTTCAGGGCCGGAGAGTTGTCCTTCATTGTTTCTATCGCTTCTTCCAGCCGCGGAAGCGAAACACTTTTCCTTCAGTGACTTACTGCCTGCTGCGCTGATCAAAGAGACAAAACCATCTTGGATTGATTTGCCGGGGCGGTGTTTTAACTGCGAGGGTTTGAGGCTATACAGGAGGCATGGTCTGCAGGGAAAGCTGATATCTCTTATTAAACCAGCAGGCAGCACTGGATGAGGAGCTAAGCTTGGGGCTTTGTGCCTGAAAGTCTGGCTGTGGtctattttttcctgctgtgctgggtgggGAGTGAATAATGGTATGAGCCCCGGCCCAGCCACTCTGGCTACAGGACCATGCCAGGGCGGGAGGTTGGTGTTGGAGAAGCCACAGTCCTGGATCCTCACTGGGTGgtggaaaatgtttctttccttgCCAGCAGGGCAGGTGAGAGATGAAGTCATTCAGCAGCCAAACCTCTCTCCGTTCTGTGGAGGATTTGCAGTTCAGGCCTGGGGTTCAGCATCCTGGCTGACCCTGGGCATGGTCTTACACAGCTTGGAGGGTCCACGAGCCCACAGCGCTGCCTCGCACATCTCATGAGGTAAATCTCCCGAGAGCTTCCATTCCCTCCAGTGACATTACTGTAATCACACAGCTCCAGGATGATGTTTTTATGCCCAGTAAGGCAGTAATTGCAGGGCTTGTCCTAAAGCCACCTTTTGGGAAGTTCCTGGGGGATATAACAGCACCACAAGTCCCCTGCCCCCTGGCAGCTACCCGAGGTGCAGGCTTTGCTGAGCAACTGGTACAAACATGGTAATTAAATCACCCCAGAGGGCTCGAGGGACCTGCTACAGGCAGGGTGGGGGGCTCtgggctgccaggctgcagcccctgtTCCAGCCAGGGTGCTCAGCTTGGCCCCACAGAACGTGGGTACCATGGTGAGGGCTGCCACGGCGTGGGCTGCCACCGCAGAGCCACCTGCGTGAGACATGGGCAGCCAGGTGAGGCCGTGGGTACATGGGGGGAGAGCCAGAATTAGCGGTGCAGCTCCCAAATCGGCTGAGACCATtttgcacacagcagctggggacaCCCAGCTCGGGCTTgggagcaccctggggtgtTGATGTGGATGCAAGCTGCTCACACCCCGGGCTTGGGAGCGTGCagctcagcagagcagctgtTCCTGTGGTCCACGGGTAGTGAGGATCCACAGCAAAGCCCAGCTTTCCCTGGGAGCCGCCTTCCAGGCCACATGCAGGCTGTGTCTGTGAAATCCAGCCACCCAAAAGCAACCCCCTTTCTTGGTGCATTACATTGGGATGAGCGACAGGGCCGGGATGAGCAGCGGGACGTGGGGCATCAATATACACACTGTGATGCTCCGGCTCTGCCTTGCAGGGCAGAGTGCCAGCCTCCTGCTGGGccggggcagagctgggctcaCGGACAATCCAGCTGCCCCATTTCCACTTCAAGGTGATGAAGAAGAAACGCAAACTCCAGGTAAGAGCTGGGGTCGATCCACCCTCCGTGCACATTTCCTGGGGGTCCAGTGACGCAGGCAGCGCTGCCGGGAGCACCCGGCTCATCCTCACCCCgtcctttttcctcttgcagGAGGCAAGGCTGGGCCCGGGGACGTACAACATCAGGGGCTCCCTGCAGGAGACGCGGCCCTCCAGCCTCCGGGGCATCTGCGACACACGGGAGCCGAGGTTCAGGGCTGGCCAGCGGGTACATCTCAGCCTGCCTCGGGAGCTGCTGGCATCACTGCGGGCACCCTTCCCCCTTCTAGGGCTGCTTGGGGGCTGCCCACGCCGTCCCATCTCTCCCACAGGACTGCTTCCCTGGCCCCGGCACCTACGGCCCCCGGGGGAACCCCTACACCCCGCTGGACGAGAGGGACAAGCGCTCCGCTGGCACACGTGGTCTGATGGACAGCAGGACGGAGAAGTGTGTCCTCCCAGCAGCCATGGCACGTGCTGCCCCTCACCCTGGGGACACATCCATGGGGTGACCCCGTCCCCCTGCTGACCGTAGCCCCGTTGCCTTCCCCGCTGTGCCTGCAGGGCAGCGGCCTGGGGCCCGGCACCTactccctgcccagcagcatTGAGGAGGGGCTGCGGCGGGCGGCCGGCCGCGTCCCCCCCCAGGTTTCAGGGGACAAGAcgaagcccagcagcagccggcGGCATGACTGGGAGGTACGTAGCCCCGGGACAAGACGCCTGGATGGGGTTTATCAGCAAGCGGTGGCACTGCCCCCATAAATGGATCGGAGCATGGTGGAGAGCTGCTTTATGCCAGACCCTATTTGAGTGTTGCCCTTGTTTGGGGAACAAGCGGGCCGCAGGCAgagggcaggggagcaggaTCGTGCCCACGAGCAGGGGCAAGGCTCAGCTCTCACGGGATGGCTGCAGAGACCACCAGCAGCCGAGCCCCTCACACCGCTCCCTTGCCTCTGCAGAGGAAAGGCACCGAGCTGGGCGCTGGCACTGCCAAGAGTTTCCTGGACGAGCTGGtgtcaaaggaaaacaagaagaaaggctGCTTCAGCACCCTGCCGAGGAACCCGGGCTGCCCCTCGGAGAGGATCTTCTGGGCCACGCTCAGCCAGTGCCCGAGGGATGCGGTCAGTGGGAGCAGGgtgtccccaccccatccctgtGGGGTCTGTCTGTCCTGACGGAGCCACCGAGCCCGCCTGGGGGTGCCGGGGCCCTGGGGCAGCCGTGCAGCTTTCTGCATGCAGGACGAAGCATCAGAGGTCTCCTTTTGTGCAGTATGCGGCAGGGCCTGGCTCGTACGATCCCAAACCCTTTGAAGGATCTGCAGACTTCAACCAGCCCCCGTTCTGGTCATCTGCCAAGAGGTTTGACAGAAAGTCCGACCGCCTCTTCAATGGGAACGAGGTGAGTGAGCAGGGAACGAGGTGAGTgagcagggaaggcagcaggacaGGGATGTGGGAGCCAGATGCCACCACACGATGTCACCACATGGGAGATGAGTCCTTCTCCGTGTGCCCTTCATGCCCAGCACGTGTTGATGAAGGATAAACTGGTGAATGGCCCAAACTCCTGCCAGGTCAACAGAAGCttgtgctcctgctcctgcagcagagcttgtgctgcCCTCGGGCTGCTCTGAGTCCTTTTAGGTGCCAGGGGCTCCTTGTATCCTCCCAGAAAGTTGTGCTCTGCTACTTAAAAGCCAGCTTTCCCTCTAGCACATCGAAGAGCCCTTAGTACCTGTTCCCAGAGCTGTATTCAGCCgtgcagcttccccacagagaGCCAGAACAAAGCCTGAAGGGCTCAAAGCCAGCAAGGGAAGCTTTGCTCTCAAACAGCCCACCTTGGCTAGGGACGAGGAGAGGACTTCCACGCGgctctctctctcctttgtgCAGCTGTGTGGGGAGCAGGCAACTTGCAAGAGGTCAAGGCACCTTCGTAATTGCGGGGGAACCTGACACATTACTCTGCAGTGGCCAGGCTGCGATAAAGCAGCCCGTGGCTATCGCTAGCAGTAGGCAACCGGGGAGCATGCTTCAGTCAGTGGAGCTAATCAGAAAGCCACCGCCTGGTTGTGCCCCTGCAAGATGGGAAACCGTGTGTGTGACCTTCTGCTTCCAGAACACCGTAGGAGTTGGCCGCTACGATGTCACCAGGGGTGAGCGCTGCCCTCAGCAGCTCAGGTACCAGTCCCTGTACCTGCATGACGCTCAGCGGTACCTCAGCAACCCGAAGCAGGACGCCTACCTGCTGTAAGTCTGACACAACCGGGGCTGTAGGTGCTTTCACACCAGCCCGCAGGAAAAGCATTCAGCTAGAGCAACTTCTGAGGCCAAGGACAGGTTGCTGATGCTTTACAACCGATGTGAGAGGCTAAATAGCAGGAGGGATGGCTGTGGAGATGAAGGAACACTTGCTGGCCCCACTGCAGGTTTGCTCTGTGAACGAGCACGTTAATGTCTGTGAAAAAATGAGGAGACCTCCGTGCTTCCTGGCCATGCAAGGGCAGGGGGAGGTTAAAGAAGTACTGGCTACCCAGGCACTTCCAGGATACTACAGTGGTTGATCTTCCACCTCGTGAAATGCAAGTTATATGCCGTGGAGGTACAGATAAAATTTCCGTCCCCATTAGAGGAGGCGGCCTGGGAAGGAACTGGGCAGGGGATGGGTGGCCAGGCTTCCTCGGTTCATCTCCAGCACGGGTTGATCAATGGCCTTGAACAAAAAACATGCTCTCAGCCTGTGCCTTGGTTTACCCATTTGAAGAAGGAAGATAACAAGGCTCAGCTCCGTCACAAAGGGCTTTGAAATCGCCAGGGTGAGAAGCCCCCTGAGGCAG contains the following coding sequences:
- the PARS2 gene encoding probable proline--tRNA ligase, mitochondrial, giving the protein MTEPPPRPFPPPAAILWAAPAAPCPLPSGPAAVMSGGLRGWRAAAGPLLQASGAPPGARRRRLLLSELFQPLNLQGEGSEAGWEAGSRSHRLMVQGGLIHPGSTGCYCYLPPAVRAMDKLVRLIDQAMEAVGGQKVNMPCLSSAELWRASGRWENMGPELFRLADRHGKEYCLGPTHEEAVTELVAAQSGLSYKQLPLRLYQVTRKFRDEPKPRFGLLRSREFYMKDMYTFDTSEEAAQRTYELLCGAYRSLFERLGLPCVQVRAATGSIGGTTSHEFQLPADIGEDRLVLCPHGHFAANVEMVSGEQAACPTCGEKLTQTRGIEVGHTFYLGTKYSAVYNAIYYSPDNKPHLAEMGCYGLGVTRILAASIEVLSTEDSIRWPSLIAPYQVCFIPPKKGSKEEQGAALLEGIYDDFVEAHPHLAGDAVLDDRTQMTIGKRLKDAKKLGYPYVVIAGKRACEDPPVFEVWDQNSGEVLYLTKEGVIELLSKVQVP
- the CIMAP2 gene encoding ciliary microtubule-associated protein 2 codes for the protein MGSQGRVPASCWAGAELGSRTIQLPHFHFKVMKKKRKLQEARLGPGTYNIRGSLQETRPSSLRGICDTREPRFRAGQRDCFPGPGTYGPRGNPYTPLDERDKRSAGTRGLMDSRTEKCVLPAAMGSGLGPGTYSLPSSIEEGLRRAAGRVPPQVSGDKTKPSSSRRHDWERKGTELGAGTAKSFLDELVSKENKKKGCFSTLPRNPGCPSERIFWATLSQCPRDAYAAGPGSYDPKPFEGSADFNQPPFWSSAKRFDRKSDRLFNGNENTVGVGRYDVTRGERCPQQLRYQSLYLHDAQRYLSNPKQDAYLLERLRPVVKNNWRFDFCSTLPGHL